From Arachis hypogaea cultivar Tifrunner chromosome 3, arahy.Tifrunner.gnm2.J5K5, whole genome shotgun sequence:
ATAGGAAATGTTACTGAATTTTGACATGACAGTAATTAATTAGTTACCTGCAGTGGCGGAGCTATAGGTGGTATAGCCTTGTTGAACGCTTCTTCCACTGGCAATAATGGTATTTCTCGTGCCATCACCAACCAGCATGATATTATCGTTCGTCTTATCAACCTCAATATTCTCTCTATAAACCCCTCTCTTCACGTGAATCACGAACCTCGTCTTCAACCTCCTCTTCGCAGCCGCATCAATCGCCGCCTGCACGCTCCTAAAGTGTCCCGAACCGTCTTTGGCCACCACAAGGTTAGCCTTCACGCCTGAATCCTGCAGCAGCCTTCTGTCCGTCACCGAAAACCAACTCGGAAACGCGTCCTCCGTGTAGTCCTCCGTTAAATGATCTCTCTGATATTTCAAGAACACTGAATTCACAGCCAGAGTGTTGCTTATAATCTCAGACACGTTGATGCTGGGGCATGAACTCGGATCAGTGAGGGCCGAGATCTTCATTGCATTGGCCCATTTCTTGCAGGTTTCGATGTTGGTGAGTGCAGTGCTGAGCCATGTTTGTGCATCGAAAGCCGTACAGTTTCTTGTTTGATGGTATTTGAGGCCTTGAATGGTGCGGTTGAGGTGGAAGACGGTGTTGTCGTAGAGCTTCAAGCAATCGCCGAACACGGTTTTCTGCTTCATAGTGGTGTTCTGGATTGGCAAAGAGTGTGCTTGTTTTTGCATGAAGAGTGCTTTGTCTAGAGCCACGTTGAGTAGAACGGAACGGAACTCGGTTCTGTGCTTGAACCTGTGATAATGGTTGTAGTGGCTTTGCCTCATGTAGTACTTGCATGGTGCAGGGTGTGGTGTTCGGTTGCACCACCAATCCACGTTTGATTTTTGATGAGATGATGATCTCTTACTTGATGCTGCAATTGTGAAGATTGATGATAGCAATAATAGTGTCAAGAATATTTTCCTCATATTCATCATTTTGTGTGCTGttgttattgttttctttttcttcttgggtTTGGGTGGTGTGGCAGTTATTATATACTCCCAATGAAACGGTTATTATTAACTAGCTTAGAGTGGGAGTTTCCTACATGGAATCCAGGAATATGAGTGTGGCAAATGAAAGCTAAGGATATCTGAATTATATTGAGTTGTCGGCAattattcaaaaagaaaaatgatgaaTTTACGCAAATATTATATTACATTATATGTGAATGCAATTTCAAGGTTCTGCCTTTGCTTGTACCTCTGCTCATGTAATTCAGGGAATGGTTATTATTACTCCATTCTATATATACCTGCATGGCTATGGAATCCGTTAGGCagcaatatattattttttaaaacaattgtcTCAGGGAGATGAGGAGGAatttaaacaatgtgaataatggatTCCTAATATAACTAAAtacaagggaaaaaaaaaaaaagaaaactctcaacttaaatcataaaatttaaacagttattttaaaaaattaatcatttcaaCCTTAATTTACTAAAAGAATTCTTTCAAACACCTTTTCTCTAAATCGTCTGTCACTATTCCACCTTTATCAATTATTTCACTTCTCCGGCACTAGAAATTTTTTCACCAGTCATCATCGTCCATCCctgtagcacttttctttaattaCCGTCGTGGGATCATCATCAAATAACTATCCatatagttattaaaataatcatctgaCTACCTAATGAAATGACCATCCATTATTTGTTAATagtatataattaaactaaatcgaacaaaataaccatccaattaagaaTTTAAATAACCATTTAcatacctagtgaattgaacatccaacatatTTGCGGGGGTGGAGAGAGTCGACGACGATACATGAAGGCTAGGGAAGGTTGCGAATCTGCTCCGTGGACTTTGAACCCAAACACACAGCGGCCAGAGATAGAAAAGGAAGAAGGGTTGAATCGGTGGGAGGAAGGGCGGCGTCGATGAAGTGCAGCAGAGCAGTAACAACGGCGCAATGGGAAGGAGAGACGACGGAAATAACGTGCGTCTCGAATAGCGTGACGGGAGGCGGCGGTGGGACCTGCACGGCTGGCGGTGGATGGACAGAGGTAACAAGGACGCACAGGACTTTTGCGGCGCGATCTCCAGTTGCTACAGCGCGCAAGCAGAACGCGGAAAGGCTGGGCGGCGTCAGCAGGAGGATGGGCGATGTCGGACCGAATAGTGGGAAAGTGCAGCGGCGTCAGAGTGACTCTGCGGACCAGAAATCGCAAATGAAGAATGGGAGGTTAGCGTGATACTAGGAGTAACCGTGCTAATTGTGATTTGGTTTAAttgcaaatttttattttttaaatttcaaaattcgaaattaaaaataattaactcataatcagatttattattttaattttaatttctttttttattctgttgttcatattgtttaatTAGTATTCTCATCCTCTCCCTATATTTTTAAGACCAACTCAAATGGATGAAACAATATTATGGTAAACTGAACCAAATCTTGTCACTTATATAATTATCttgatagaataattaaaaataatataaaagttaaaataaattaaaattaaatattaaaataataaattttatatttaatctcaaattactatttataacatgatttcacaaatataaatatagcattttataaaaaaaattagagaatcattataatttattattttttactattagttaatcatcaatgtttaaaaatatagaataaaatatattattgtattattaaactaaaaaaattagactaaaaaaattaaactaataattaaataatgacaaaaaaaataaattttaataattttttaatatttttttaaaaataaaatttaaataaaattaaaataaaagttaatattGGAATTACTCTAAAATGTCTTACATGGTATGCGAGTAAATGAATATTCCTGCTCTGTATAATTTATTTTGTCAGtttaatgttaatttttattttaaaattttaaaatttaagatttagaattttaaaataatagtGAATTTATAATACTAATGCAGAAAACAATTAATTGATAGCACTTATTCTCGGAGCATATAACAatgtttttatataattatgaaaaatttaatataaaaatttttaaaatattattcatacactaaaattaattagtatatatatttatatataaatatatgtataattttaatttatttttaatatatattttatattttaatatgtattttataataataactaattttgatgattaattttattatatatctaatatgggTTGTAAAACTTACATATTAACTAGTGTAGTGAATGAATTAgtctatacatatataatatataacattTTATCTTACTTAGTCTATTTATTTAGTGAATATATAATAGAGGCTTTCTGAGAAAGAACTATgtataaactaaaataataagaatgaggTGGGAAATATTTGCTTGAATTAGCATGTGTGCGGTGCTTGCTTATCGGCAGAGGCAGCGGATCAACTCTGCTAATTGCAGATTGAAGAACAAAACAAAAGTATCTTGTCATGTTGGCACGGTCAGctaagtaataattaataataattaaatctaaataaattaagcttgctGTAATTTGTCAACGTATTGGATGAGAGATATGATTattagaatatttatttaaaGAAACACCTCACGAGGATTCGAGGAAGATGATGATTGAGGTTGTTATACTTGTTCCGTACACATGGACGCAGGTATGAAAATTATATTTGTATGTACACTTTTGATTGAGTGAATAATAAGACTTTGTGTTGGAGTATGTGGGAAGCAACAGTTTTTTAAAAGGGTGttagaatgaatgaatgaaatttTCACTGGGATGCGTAAGGCAGGGTAACCTTCCATGTGCTCTTGTTTGTGGAGTAAGTGAACAACTATATTACTATATTTTCAACATCTTCTAACACAACCATCATTCACCAACGCGATTATATCGCTGCTATCATTTCTTTTTAAGATGAAGATTTGGTTTTAGTTGTTACTACCTTGGTCTACTTGAGAACTTCGAAGCAATCCCTGAATGTCTGCTCtacatgttaaaaaaaaaatgtttctcATCATACAAGTTTAAAACTAAGTCAATTTATAACTTGGTCCGtgaaaaaagaattaaataatGTATACATTGTTATAGTCCAAGATAGAAATGTGTTCTAGAATCCTTCCTTTTGTTTTCTCGTATCAATCAATGGTTATATTGTAGTAAAAAAATGTTTGAGTCCAACGTGTGATTCGGTAATCGATTTTAACTTTATGATCCATATATCCTTACACATACATACAATGAATAACTTGCTATAGTTTCTTGTTTCATCAAAACAAAAACATTTTAGGATTACAACTGTATAAACACAGTTATGCATCTGATCTCATTCTTTTCGTGAACTTTTTTTTATCTGTATATTAGTCAAGTAAGCTAATGACAAGAGTTTTTGATTTATTAATATGCCAGAGAGCTCTTAATTATTTTTGGTATTaggaagaaaaggaaataaaatacaaGATCTAGAGTCTGACTTTATCACCTGGATGAAGTCCACTCTAACAAATAGTTGTTTTTAATTCCCTCCAAGAATTGGTTCCCCTATAATTTACTAATTAAACTCGTCCCATATATATAGCAGTTCATGTTCCCACCAATCTGCACGACTATAGCCTATGCCATCCATCCATATTATAATGCCATTTTTGCTCTCAATCAATTCATATAAATCAAACATTTTTCATACATacagtgtgtatatatatatattatgttttttttctCAATACGTTAcggttttaaaaatttattaccaAAATAGCATAATTTTCAAACCATTTATTATTCAGTGAGAAAGCACCTTTTTCCACAAACCTCAACCCAAATCTATCCCTTCTAGTGAAATCAAATTGCTCACATAATTCCATCACCGCCTTCTATGCCGCCAACTCAGGGCCATGAGATTGACGACGACGACGACTACCTGGATCTGTagttttttgttttattgtttcattgtatttatttaatgcacttgatttttaatttatttgaacattgtattatttattttaaagaaaaattcttcattatttatgaattgatcactaattgtgtgaaaaaattaaatttgaaattaaaactgaCAATTTAtttcaagttttaaaaaaattgacattacCGTTGGAATAATCCGACGGTAATATGGCGCAAAACAATATTTTTTGGTGCCAACATTACCGTCAGAAAAATCCGTCGAAAACCAGTGGTTTTTTGAGCAAGTAATTTGCTGGAGAATCAGACAGTAATTACCGTCGAACGGAATAAATCTGAAGATAAACATTTACCAGCGAGATTTATACCGTTCGATTGTTTTCGACGAtactcaacgtttttcttgtagtgtatataatttgaattcaagtatgaaaaaagttaaaatattcTGCTAGAAATATTATGAATTTAATTGTGTTTTCACTGATGATGCTATGGATTGAGATTTGTTGGATTTATGAAAACTGTAAAGGTGAATATATGTCAAATTTTAGGAGAGATTATGCCAAATTGTTTTTGAAATAATCTAAATTTTGAATGATTTgtgtagcatatatatatatatatatatatatatatatatatatatatatatatatatatgttaataatatattttatttgcagacATGACGATTGGTAGCAGAGGTAAATCGAGTGGGTCTTGTGATCGTGGTAGAGGGAGGGTTTCCACCAAATTCCCAGGGACTATTCAATAATCTTCCACTACCCCGACTATCCCGTCGACTTCTGTGATGTCACAGGCGGGTCCAGTGGACCAGCAGTTTATCATGGTCCCAAATCCGAATTACGTGCCTCCCTCTCCTACGCGCCTACTCCCCCTACAGATCCAGCAATGGATACCGTGGTGGATGATTCCTCCAGTGCTCCCAGCAGGATGCTCCTCCATCACTGCCTGTCATTCGACCGAGGATTTGGCCCGATGCCATGCAGGCGTAAGTAcatatactttttaaattttatatttgtttatctTAAGTTTATGTCTTTATGTGCTTGTTAATGTTagattttttttctctaataGGTTTGTACCAAACAATAATACTTGCACACAGGAAATCTACGAGGTTATTAAGTCAATGTATGACTATCCATGACCAAGGTACACGACGATTTCGGCTGAGACCAGAGAGCGGTGGTTTCAGAAGTGGGTGGTAAGAACCCAATAACATTAAATTAATTAACAGTATTTGAACTGTATTTTATCCCGACTAAATAATATTGTTGAATCACTTTGTGTAGTTGAAATTCATATGGGATGTAGAACATAATCTCATGATCAGAAAGTTTTACGATCACCGGACAGCTAAACGGATTCAGCAGATGATGAGCAGCATTCGTCAGGGGCGCGACCACCTAACGAGATAGATCCATCCATCCATCAAGAAGGAATTGGAGTCCCATTTTAGAAATGATGAGGGGTTCAAGCGTCGCTGTCTGATGAACGTTGCCAACAGGGCTTTGCTCAGGTCATCGAAGTATACAGGTGGATCGGCAACTTTCATGAAGACGAAGAGCAAACTGGTAAGTAGTTTGGTAATATTTAAGTTTTTagtagttacttgaattagttgtttatttgttgatttattttattggttgataTAATTGTAGTCTAAGTCGTTGGATCGTGAGGCGACACTAGCAGAGACCTTCAAATAGTATACCCATACTTTGAAAGCTAACAAGGAGAGATTTGTTGACGAGGGGTCtgtgagtttaaattaatcctaagtttcaaatttatttgcttttaaatttgattaactttTATCTTAATCACAACGTGTGTGACATAGGAAGATTACACGCAGAGGTTGGAGACCGTGACCTAACCGTCTCAACCACCTAGTAAAAAGGACGAAACAGGCTCCGAGACCTCAGTGATAGATCCTGATAGGTTTGGCATGACCGCCTTTGAACCCCACAAGAATCATTGCTTTGGATTGGGATCGTTCTTTACCAGTGGCCTCAACTCCTCCGCGTTGATGGCTTCCTCTGCCTCTGCCACCAGCCCTGCCGATTCCCAAGAAGTTATCGACTAGCACTACAATAATTCTGGCAGATAGCGGCGGAAATTTTGCGGCGATTTTATAAAACCACCGCAAAACAGCAACCCGCGGCACATATAGTGGCGATTATTGGTTGGGGTTGCAATCAGGACCATATTGAGCGGCGGTTTTTCACGAACCGCCGCTATATTTCAATCAGGCTTGCATTTAGCGGTGTCTTTTTGAAAACCGCCGTTATATGTACCGTCGGGTGAGTTATTGTTtcacattttgcggcggttttgtttaaaccgccgcaaaatgcgtATTATCACATATTGCAATGTTTTCTATAGTAATGATCATCTGAGTATAATTTAGTTAAGTAAACACTACTATCTTAAGCTACATATGTTTAAATCATTGTTACTTAAACGCATAACACTTTCTACATTCGTTTTACGtaaaaaaattcacaagttaaataagctatatatgttaactctggtgaacaaatttaccaataagattttcttgtttactttattgccatttaaatttatattcaaacatggatgtaaaagaagaaaataaaatcatactctgaactaattaaaaatcaaatattttttaaaaataataattataaatattttctataaaatattaaaagtaataattaaaaatattttctacaaGTCATTAATTCAAAAcgttataattttaccaaaattataattttaaattataattttttttattttaatgatttgttaagcatttattaaaataaaaaatttaaatttttttaataacaatctTAACTTGTATTTTTAGATATAAGAATTCATAAtaactaaattcaaaattaattaatgttttatcaaaataaaatactaaatagaataaaaatattttcatatgaaaatcaATCAATCATCTGCATATTATCGCGGTTAAATAGATTCAATAATGCTAATTGACCAACAAAATATAATGCTTTTGgcaaatatttcactaattttaaatattaaagaataaattctaaatcttaataaatattttagaaaatatttgatttttaataatttataaaaaatatttataattattattttttatttatgattgatTATATTCTTTATTGAATTCATTATGGATATTATTATATGTACTCTTTATTGTACTCTTTATATACGCTTGGATCATATATAAATAGATGTAAATTAATTCGATCTACTATGGTCCAAAATTAATTTGAAGCAGACCCATTTGAATTACTAGGGACGTCCTAGCTGCataattcgaatcaccctgattTGAACTACCCTAAGACTACATGCAAGCATAATTTAAATTGGACAAATTCGAATTACAAGCATTACTATTAATTCAAATgagattgattcgaattacataagaATGTGCTTTTGGGAGATCTTGGTAATGTTTTTCAATTTGGTAGAATTATGTAATTTGGTCCTACATTTgatttaattatgcattttactCAATATATAAGGTGCTTATAATAACTATGATCAGATCTATAAAGTATACAACAAAAATCTGTGTGGAAATCAAAtgtgttcatatgatatatataattattagcgcTATATACATCGAAGAGACATTTGGCTTGGTCGTAACATGACATTGTTAAAGCTTTTCCTTCTTCAAGGTTCCAAGTTCGAGCCCTACCTTCTTCGTTTGTGGAAGGCTTTACATAACTGATATTATATAGTGATCCACACATTGTGGGTCTAATGATGGAAGCACAGGTTTAACGATTGAGTCGGTTAGACCACCGGACGGTCCGGTCCGGTTCTAATAACTAtgaacagaaataccaaaatttgGCGGCGGTTTAGAAGACACCTTTGGCTTGGTGGTAACATGATATTGTTAAACTTTTTCCTTCTTCCAGGTTCCAGGTTCAAGCCCAGTCGGATGGACCACCGAACGGTCCGGTCTGATTCTAATAACTATGAACGGAAATACTAAAATTTGGCGGCGGTTTAGAAGAGACATTTGGCTTGGTGGTAACATGACATTGTTAAAGCTTTTCCTTCTTCCAGCAGGTTCGAGCCCTGCCTTCTTCGTTTGTGGAAGGCTTTACATAACTGATATTCTATAGTGATCCACACGTTGTGGGTCT
This genomic window contains:
- the LOC112789466 gene encoding probable pectinesterase/pectinesterase inhibitor 33, translated to MMNMRKIFLTLLLLSSIFTIAASSKRSSSHQKSNVDWWCNRTPHPAPCKYYMRQSHYNHYHRFKHRTEFRSVLLNVALDKALFMQKQAHSLPIQNTTMKQKTVFGDCLKLYDNTVFHLNRTIQGLKYHQTRNCTAFDAQTWLSTALTNIETCKKWANAMKISALTDPSSCPSINVSEIISNTLAVNSVFLKYQRDHLTEDYTEDAFPSWFSVTDRRLLQDSGVKANLVVAKDGSGHFRSVQAAIDAAAKRRLKTRFVIHVKRGVYRENIEVDKTNDNIMLVGDGTRNTIIASGRSVQQGYTTYSSATAGIDGLHFIARDITFMNTAGPLKGQAVALRSASDLSVFYRCSIIGYQDTLMAHAQRQFYRACYIYGTVDFIFGNAAVVFQNCVILARKPNNGQANMITAQGRGDPFQNTGISFHNCQIRAAPDLKPLVNQYKTFLGRPWQQYSRVVVMKSYIDSLVSPTGWSPWGNTNFAQSTLFYGEYKNFGPGSSTKNRVRWPGYHVLTSPAQASPFTVNSLLAGGTWLPATGVPFTSGL